Proteins encoded together in one Bos javanicus breed banteng chromosome 6, ARS-OSU_banteng_1.0, whole genome shotgun sequence window:
- the GAR1 gene encoding H/ACA ribonucleoprotein complex subunit 1, whose translation MSFRGGGRGGFNRGGGFGRGGSSNNHFRGGGGGNFRGGGGRGGFGRGGGRGGFNKGQDQGPPEQVVLLGEFLHPCEDDIVCKCTTDENKVPYFNAPVYLENKEQIGKVDEIFGQLRDFYFSVKLSENMKASSFKKLQKFYIDPYKLLPLQRFLPRPPGEKGPPRGGGRGGQGGGRGRGGRGGRGGGFRGGRGGGGFRGGRGGGGFRGRGH comes from the exons ATGTCTTTTCGAGGTGGAGGTCGCGGAGGATTTAATCGAGGTGGCGGCTTCGGTCGCGGCGGCAGCAGCAACAACCACTTCCGAGGTGGAGGCGGCGGTAATTTCAGAGGCGGCGGCGGCAGAGGAGGATTCGGCCGAGGGGGAGGCCGTGGAGGCTTTAACAAAGGCCAAGACCAAGGACCTCCAGAACAAGTAGTTT TGTTAGGAGAGTTCCTGCACCCTTGTGAAGATGACATAgtgtgtaaatgtaccacagaTGAAAATAAAGTACCTTATTTCAATGCTCCagtttatttagaaaacaaagaacaaattggAAAAGTGGATGAAATATTTGGACAGCTTAGAGATTTT tatTTTTCAGTTAAATTATCAGAGAACATGAAAGcatcttcctttaaaaaactacagAAG TTTTATATAGACCCATATAAGCTGCTGCCGTTGCAGAGGTTTCTACCTCGACCTCCTGGTGAAAAGGGACCTCCAAGAGGTGGTGGCAGGGGAGgtcaaggaggaggaagaggcagaggtGGCAGAGGTGGTAGAGGTG gtGGTTTTAGAGGTGGAAGAGGAGGTGGAGGtttcagaggaggaagagggggtggTGGTTTCAGAg GAAGAGGACATTAA